One segment of Clostridium botulinum DNA contains the following:
- a CDS encoding chemoreceptor glutamine deamidase CheD: MENTEVKVGIADLNLVSSPGKIMTIGLGSCIGIALYDRRSKLAGLSHIMLPDSTQFKNVTNPMKFADLAIPLLIKKMEAKGCLKRNLIAKIAGGASMFSFSDKSMVGDIGKRNIQAVKKSLSEERIQIIAEDVGGNKGRTMILDALDGKVTLKIVGIGIVEL; this comes from the coding sequence ATGGAGAATACAGAAGTTAAAGTTGGAATCGCAGATTTAAATCTAGTATCTTCACCAGGTAAAATAATGACAATAGGATTGGGTTCATGTATAGGAATTGCATTGTATGATAGAAGAAGCAAGCTTGCAGGATTATCTCATATAATGCTTCCTGACAGCACGCAATTTAAAAATGTAACAAATCCAATGAAATTTGCTGATTTAGCAATCCCATTGCTTATTAAAAAGATGGAGGCTAAAGGTTGTTTAAAGAGAAACTTAATAGCTAAAATAGCTGGTGGAGCGTCTATGTTTAGTTTCTCAGATAAAAGCATGGTTGGTGACATCGGAAAAAGAAATATACAGGCTGTAAAAAAATCATTAAGTGAAGAAAGAATTCAAATAATTGCAGAAGACGTAGGCGGAAACAAAGGAAGAACCATGATTTTAGATGCTTTAGATGGCAAAGTTACACTTAAAATAGTGGGGATAGGAATTGTGGAATTATAA
- a CDS encoding HAD-IB family hydrolase has protein sequence MKKIAIFDIDYTITKKETLMEFFKYYIKKDIRAIRFLPRAIYCGGMYLLKFYDEKMVKEKFLKFIDGISEEELDKIVESFYTEKLSNLLYSDAMDMMKKLKAEGYDIYLISASPEFYINKFYSVKEVDRVIGTKFKFNDGKFLRQMDGINCKGEEKVRRLKEVLKEEKIEVDFKESYMFSDSLSDKPLLDLVGKPYLINYKKNHDIEILRWK, from the coding sequence ATGAAGAAAATTGCAATTTTTGATATAGATTATACAATTACAAAAAAAGAAACACTTATGGAGTTTTTTAAGTATTATATAAAGAAAGATATAAGAGCTATTAGGTTTTTACCAAGAGCAATATATTGTGGAGGAATGTATCTACTAAAATTTTATGATGAAAAAATGGTGAAAGAAAAATTTTTAAAGTTTATAGATGGAATAAGTGAAGAAGAATTAGATAAAATTGTTGAAAGTTTTTATACAGAAAAGCTAAGTAATCTTTTATATAGCGATGCTATGGATATGATGAAGAAACTTAAAGCAGAAGGATATGATATATATTTGATTTCAGCATCACCTGAATTTTATATAAATAAATTTTATAGTGTTAAAGAAGTAGATAGAGTAATAGGAACTAAATTTAAATTTAATGATGGAAAGTTCTTAAGACAAATGGATGGTATCAATTGCAAGGGAGAAGAAAAGGTAAGGAGGTTAAAAGAAGTTCTTAAAGAGGAAAAAATAGAGGTGGATTTCAAAGAATCATATATGTTTTCAGATTCATTATCAGATAAACCACTTTTGGATTTAGTTGGAAAGCCATATCTAATTAACTATAAGAAGAATCATGATATAGAAATATTGAGATGGAAATAA
- a CDS encoding protein-glutamate methylesterase/protein-glutamine glutaminase, translating to MSKIKVIVVDDSAFMRKMISEIIEEDNEIEVVAKLRNGRELIEKVDKFNPDIITLDLEMPEMDGLETLKELHKKNKNYSIIMLSSLTTKGSEKTMECLENGAIDFITKPSGSISLDIRKVQENLIEKIKSISRRSIRTRAINKSVDVPKAVIKNTNVYNNAKVKDLKKPEHTNMVTIKNKKIDAIVIGASTGGPKALQQLLTKFEANIGVPIFVVQHMPQGFTKAFSERLNKICNLKVLEGEEGLRIENNVIYIAKGGYHMTVGTDGKIHLNEEDPIWGVRPAVDKLFDSAIKAYRGNLISVVLTGMGRDGAKGTSNVKDYGGVTISEDESTCTIYGMPKAAFETGKVDLVLPLNNICDEVTKIVKKR from the coding sequence TTGAGTAAAATAAAAGTTATAGTTGTTGATGACTCTGCTTTCATGAGAAAAATGATATCAGAAATAATAGAAGAAGATAATGAAATAGAGGTCGTAGCTAAATTAAGAAACGGAAGAGAGCTTATCGAAAAAGTTGATAAATTTAATCCGGATATTATAACATTGGATTTAGAAATGCCTGAAATGGATGGACTAGAAACATTAAAAGAGTTACATAAAAAGAATAAGAATTATTCTATAATAATGTTAAGTAGTTTAACAACAAAAGGTTCAGAAAAAACAATGGAGTGTTTAGAAAATGGAGCAATTGATTTTATTACTAAACCATCAGGAAGTATATCATTAGATATAAGAAAAGTTCAAGAAAATCTTATTGAAAAAATTAAAAGTATATCTAGAAGAAGTATAAGAACTAGGGCGATTAATAAATCAGTAGATGTTCCTAAAGCTGTAATAAAAAATACTAATGTGTATAACAATGCAAAAGTAAAAGATTTAAAGAAACCTGAACATACAAATATGGTTACAATTAAAAATAAAAAGATTGATGCCATTGTTATTGGGGCATCTACTGGTGGTCCAAAAGCACTTCAACAATTATTAACTAAATTTGAAGCAAACATTGGAGTGCCAATATTTGTTGTGCAACACATGCCACAAGGATTTACAAAAGCCTTTTCTGAAAGATTAAATAAGATTTGTAATCTTAAAGTCTTAGAGGGTGAAGAAGGGCTAAGAATAGAAAACAATGTGATATACATTGCCAAAGGTGGCTATCATATGACAGTTGGTACAGATGGAAAAATTCATCTTAATGAAGAAGATCCAATATGGGGTGTTAGGCCAGCTGTAGATAAACTTTTTGATTCAGCCATAAAAGCATATAGAGGTAATTTAATATCTGTAGTGTTAACAGGAATGGGTAGAGATGGAGCTAAAGGTACAAGCAATGTAAAAGATTATGGTGGTGTCACTATATCAGAAGATGAATCTACTTGTACTATTTATGGAATGCCTAAGGCAGCATTTGAGACTGGAAAAGTAGATTTAGTTTTACCACTTAATAATATATGTGATGAAGTAACTAAGATTGTAAAGAAACGTTAG
- a CDS encoding DUF342 domain-containing protein, protein MSLIFSATTLERCLEKASNELKVPKECLEYTIITQKNTFFKKKVEIEISEVNEKDNLISDKELSNKEQEAHKGIKVKDGEIIIENLDYESNETAIIHPCNGIKLLINGEECISKTAVTALDNIEVEYVTKESSRKIDITTSEDKMEAYITINYFPECSFELVDKLCCRELKLETKKKKGAYPPKYTYDEILIILRENNIVYGLLNDKIKEISEKQGVDRELIAQGDKVIEDIPDTVKVFFESDKKKTLKDENAKIDYRNMYSISNISSGEVLAEKIEGVQGKDGKNIFGNEIKKKTAKKINIKIGSGCKLEENKVISTIEGRPSCKSGVYSVNKTYELKDVDIKTGNVDFIGDVEISGSIKSGTQVKAGNSVTVRKNVEEATIIASGQVSISANVLNSKISAGANDIDKKKHLEILKQYDSIIESLISYTQQIKEKNVLGNNQSDGEIIKILIESKFKSIPRLSMLIVSFEKNNSSTDNDMINFIRKKIMGLGPIKIKKYSELYELKNMLINEIEILEEEIVIPVDVYMDYAQDSTIEASGSVFITGKGQYVSKITALNNIEFTQTGAVCRGGILHAKDEIKLKTIGSIAGVLTRVEVSKKGCITADIAYQNTVFCFGEKQITLDVASKNVKAYLGKDGMIVVDKFLL, encoded by the coding sequence ATGAGTTTAATATTTTCAGCTACAACATTAGAAAGATGTCTTGAAAAAGCATCAAATGAATTAAAAGTACCAAAAGAGTGTTTAGAATACACTATTATTACTCAAAAAAATACTTTTTTTAAGAAGAAAGTAGAAATAGAAATTTCTGAGGTTAATGAAAAGGATAATTTGATATCAGATAAAGAATTGAGTAATAAAGAACAAGAAGCTCATAAAGGGATAAAAGTAAAAGATGGAGAAATAATAATCGAAAATTTAGACTATGAATCTAATGAAACTGCAATAATACATCCATGTAATGGAATTAAACTTTTAATAAATGGAGAAGAATGCATATCAAAAACAGCAGTTACTGCTTTAGATAATATAGAAGTTGAATATGTTACGAAAGAAAGTAGTAGAAAAATAGATATTACTACTTCGGAAGATAAAATGGAAGCATATATAACGATAAATTATTTTCCGGAATGTTCCTTTGAATTAGTTGATAAATTATGTTGTAGAGAGCTTAAATTAGAAACAAAAAAGAAAAAAGGTGCCTATCCACCTAAATACACATATGATGAAATATTAATAATTTTAAGAGAAAATAATATTGTTTATGGACTACTAAACGATAAAATAAAAGAAATAAGTGAGAAGCAAGGTGTTGATAGGGAATTAATTGCACAAGGGGATAAGGTTATAGAAGATATTCCTGATACAGTCAAAGTGTTTTTTGAAAGTGATAAAAAGAAAACATTAAAAGACGAAAATGCAAAGATAGATTATAGAAACATGTATTCAATATCTAACATCAGCTCCGGAGAAGTACTAGCCGAAAAAATAGAAGGAGTACAAGGAAAAGATGGGAAAAATATTTTTGGAAATGAAATTAAGAAAAAAACAGCCAAAAAGATAAATATAAAAATTGGTTCTGGTTGTAAACTAGAAGAAAATAAAGTTATTTCCACAATTGAAGGAAGACCATCATGTAAATCAGGAGTTTATAGTGTTAATAAAACATACGAATTAAAAGATGTTGACATAAAAACAGGTAACGTAGATTTTATTGGTGATGTTGAAATAAGTGGAAGTATAAAAAGTGGAACACAAGTAAAAGCAGGAAATTCAGTAACTGTGAGAAAGAATGTAGAAGAAGCCACTATTATAGCAAGTGGACAAGTTAGTATATCTGCAAATGTATTAAATTCTAAGATAAGTGCTGGTGCAAATGATATTGATAAAAAAAAGCATTTAGAAATATTAAAACAGTACGATAGTATAATAGAGTCTTTAATTAGTTATACACAACAAATAAAGGAAAAGAATGTTTTAGGCAACAATCAATCAGATGGAGAAATTATTAAGATATTAATAGAAAGTAAATTTAAAAGTATTCCAAGACTTTCAATGCTTATAGTAAGTTTTGAGAAGAATAATAGCTCAACTGATAATGATATGATAAATTTTATTAGAAAAAAAATTATGGGATTAGGTCCTATAAAAATAAAAAAATATTCTGAACTTTATGAGTTGAAAAATATGCTGATAAACGAAATAGAAATATTAGAAGAAGAAATAGTTATTCCGGTAGATGTGTATATGGATTATGCTCAAGACTCTACAATAGAAGCATCAGGTAGTGTATTTATAACGGGAAAAGGACAATATGTATCTAAAATAACAGCTTTAAATAATATTGAGTTTACACAAACAGGTGCTGTATGCAGAGGTGGGATATTACACGCTAAAGATGAAATAAAGCTAAAGACTATTGGAAGTATAGCAGGCGTGCTTACTAGAGTGGAAGTATCTAAAAAAGGATGTATAACAGCAGATATAGCATATCAGAATACAGTTTTTTGCTTTGGTGAAAAACAAATTACATTAGATGTAGCATCAAAAAATGTGAAAGCATACTTAGGAAAAGATGGAATGATAGTGGTAGATAAATTTCTATTGTAG
- a CDS encoding chemotaxis protein CheC has translation MEYANFNSMQLDALKEVSNIGAGNAATALSVMISEKIDMTVPSVNIVKLEDIIELNSEEEVAGIVIRVLGDISGNILLIFNANRAKAMIERLAGCEEDITSELGKSVLCEITNIITGSYMNAIAKFTNLKIIPSVPAVAYDMISAILTTTFIESCQYEENILDIETVFLDDTQEEIGAHFYYVPMPGSLEKILQSIGVN, from the coding sequence ATGGAATATGCCAACTTCAATAGTATGCAGTTAGATGCACTAAAAGAAGTATCTAATATTGGTGCTGGAAATGCTGCAACTGCTCTTTCGGTAATGATATCAGAAAAAATAGATATGACAGTACCATCAGTTAATATCGTAAAACTTGAAGATATTATTGAATTAAATAGCGAAGAAGAAGTTGCAGGGATTGTTATTAGAGTACTTGGAGATATTTCAGGGAATATTCTTTTAATTTTTAATGCAAATAGAGCTAAAGCAATGATTGAAAGATTAGCAGGTTGTGAGGAAGATATTACTAGTGAACTGGGCAAATCAGTTTTATGTGAGATAACTAATATAATTACAGGATCATATATGAATGCAATAGCTAAGTTTACTAATCTTAAAATAATTCCATCAGTTCCAGCTGTTGCATATGATATGATCAGTGCAATTTTAACAACAACATTCATAGAGTCTTGTCAATATGAAGAAAATATACTTGACATAGAGACAGTTTTCTTAGATGATACTCAAGAGGAGATTGGAGCACATTTTTATTATGTTCCGATGCCTGGTTCATTAGAGAAAATATTACAATCAATTGGAGTAAATTAA
- a CDS encoding CheR family methyltransferase, with the protein MDFNDFHKWVHRELGINLAAYKPDQLNRRIDSLMSRVGIKSLDEYTKAIKNDPAQKQKFLDFITINVTEFFRNPELFDDLEKRITKDLLPNNPNLKIWSAACSIGCEPYTISMMLDKIAPRGRHNVIATDIDNTILSKAKIGEYTNNEIKNIKNQDLSKYFENKGDKYYISNKIKSMVTFKKHDLILDRYDTNFDLIICRNVVIYFNNDTKEDIYRKFSNSLKKGGLLFVGATESIYNYKEYGFEKASTFIYKKI; encoded by the coding sequence ATGGATTTTAATGATTTTCATAAATGGGTTCATAGAGAATTAGGCATAAATTTAGCAGCATATAAACCAGATCAACTTAATAGAAGAATTGATAGTTTGATGAGTAGGGTTGGAATTAAATCTTTAGATGAATATACTAAGGCTATAAAAAATGACCCAGCTCAAAAACAAAAATTTTTAGATTTTATAACAATAAATGTTACGGAATTTTTTAGAAATCCGGAATTATTTGATGATTTAGAAAAAAGAATAACAAAAGATTTATTACCTAATAATCCTAATTTAAAAATTTGGAGTGCAGCATGTTCAATTGGTTGTGAGCCATATACTATCTCGATGATGTTAGATAAAATAGCACCAAGAGGAAGGCATAATGTAATTGCCACAGATATAGATAATACTATTTTATCAAAAGCTAAAATAGGTGAATATACTAATAATGAAATAAAAAATATTAAAAATCAAGATTTGAGTAAATATTTTGAGAATAAGGGCGATAAATACTATATAAGTAATAAAATTAAATCAATGGTTACTTTTAAGAAGCATGATTTAATTTTAGATAGATATGATACTAACTTTGATTTGATAATCTGTAGAAATGTTGTTATTTATTTTAATAATGATACTAAAGAGGATATTTATAGAAAGTTTAGTAATTCATTAAAAAAAGGTGGACTTTTATTTGTTGGTGCTACTGAAAGCATTTATAATTACAAAGAGTATGGTTTTGAAAAAGCATCTACCTTTATTTATAAAAAGATATAA
- a CDS encoding chemotaxis protein CheW, with translation MSMNEMKILIFGLNNEYYASDIKDIERILGYEEPTILPDSPNFVKGVINYQESILPIISLSTKFNLGNDEQSEEKKIIVVKQGNKRFGIIVENVYEVKDIDSELIEISPEITTTLSRNYINGLIRLDKKIVILLDVDKILSTEEEQSMF, from the coding sequence ATGTCAATGAATGAAATGAAGATATTAATATTTGGTTTGAATAATGAATATTATGCTTCTGATATAAAAGATATAGAAAGAATTTTAGGCTATGAAGAGCCAACAATTCTTCCGGACTCACCTAATTTTGTTAAAGGTGTTATTAATTATCAAGAAAGTATATTACCTATAATAAGCTTATCGACAAAGTTCAATCTAGGTAATGATGAACAGTCAGAAGAGAAAAAAATAATAGTTGTAAAACAAGGTAACAAAAGGTTTGGAATAATTGTAGAAAATGTTTATGAAGTAAAAGATATTGATAGTGAATTAATAGAAATCTCTCCTGAAATAACAACTACATTATCAAGAAATTATATTAATGGTTTGATAAGATTAGATAAGAAAATAGTAATACTTTTAGATGTAGATAAAATCTTATCTACAGAGGAAGAACAAAGTATGTTTTAG
- a CDS encoding chemotaxis protein CheA — MDTSQYMTMFLEESLDNLQTLNESLLDLEQNPEDNDKVNEIFRVAHTIKGMAATMGFNDVAELTHKMEDVLAKFRDGELKVTQEVVTVLFDCLDTLERMIDNIQSSSDESVDIENIIKSLENIAIEKETENVEDSTEIEEKDISSNDSSFELNQYDLSVIKQAKEKEFNVIEVKIKISENTLLKSARAFLIVKDLEDHGEILKSKPSTEEIENEDFDLDLSFILVTHNTLEEITNIVHGISEVEKVEVSMVEIDNEVLAKEIEETEVEKTETVTKENKPEPKAESRAKKTNSVKKDSKKAHQSVRVDLVRIDNLMNMVSELVIYRTRLEQIVMDHKSPELNETLEQVGRTTSDLQDLVMKIRMLPLDTVFNRFPRMIRDVSIELNKEINFIIEGAETELDRTVIDEIGEPLIHLLRNAADHGVESREDRIAAGKNPVGTVKLVAYQEGTKALIKVIDDGAGINVERVKAKAEEKGINTEGLSDNDIKNLIFAQGFSTNEVVTDISGRGVGMDVVKTKISSLGGTVDVFSKEGEGSTFVIKLPLTLQIIQALLVKIGEETLAISLGFIDRVIDYKEENIKTSNGREVIIYRENVIPLVRLNETLDIEAGETEKKFVIIVNVGDKTIGLLVDSLLGQQEIVIKPLGETLKGLDQYIGATILGNGLVTLILDVGALL, encoded by the coding sequence ATGGATACATCTCAATATATGACTATGTTTTTAGAAGAATCTTTAGATAATCTTCAAACTTTGAATGAATCACTTTTAGATTTAGAACAAAATCCAGAAGATAATGATAAGGTCAATGAAATATTTAGAGTAGCACATACAATTAAAGGTATGGCTGCCACTATGGGGTTTAATGATGTTGCAGAGTTAACTCATAAAATGGAAGATGTATTAGCTAAATTCAGAGATGGAGAGTTAAAAGTAACTCAAGAAGTTGTGACTGTCCTATTTGATTGTTTAGATACTTTGGAAAGAATGATAGATAATATTCAAAGTTCTTCAGATGAAAGTGTAGATATAGAAAATATTATAAAATCACTAGAAAATATAGCAATTGAAAAAGAAACTGAAAATGTAGAAGATTCAACAGAAATTGAAGAAAAAGATATTTCTAGTAATGATTCTTCATTTGAATTAAATCAATATGATTTATCAGTAATTAAACAAGCCAAAGAAAAAGAATTTAATGTAATAGAAGTTAAAATTAAAATAAGTGAAAATACATTACTTAAATCAGCGAGAGCTTTTTTAATTGTAAAAGATCTTGAAGATCATGGTGAAATTTTAAAATCAAAACCATCAACTGAAGAAATAGAAAATGAAGATTTTGATTTAGATTTAAGCTTTATCTTAGTAACGCATAATACACTTGAAGAAATAACTAATATAGTACATGGAATATCAGAAGTTGAAAAAGTTGAAGTTTCTATGGTGGAAATTGATAATGAAGTTTTAGCCAAAGAAATAGAAGAAACTGAAGTTGAAAAAACTGAAACCGTGACTAAAGAAAATAAACCAGAACCAAAAGCTGAGAGTAGAGCAAAGAAAACTAATTCAGTTAAAAAGGATTCTAAAAAAGCTCATCAATCAGTAAGAGTTGATTTAGTAAGAATTGATAACTTAATGAACATGGTTTCAGAACTTGTTATTTATAGAACAAGACTTGAACAAATAGTAATGGATCATAAATCACCAGAATTAAATGAAACATTAGAACAAGTTGGAAGAACAACTTCTGATCTTCAGGATTTAGTTATGAAAATTAGAATGCTTCCATTAGATACTGTATTTAATAGATTCCCAAGAATGATAAGAGATGTCTCAATAGAATTAAATAAAGAGATAAACTTTATCATAGAGGGTGCTGAAACTGAATTAGATAGAACTGTTATAGATGAAATTGGTGAACCACTAATACATTTATTAAGAAATGCAGCAGATCATGGGGTTGAATCTAGAGAAGATAGAATTGCAGCAGGAAAAAATCCTGTTGGTACAGTTAAATTAGTTGCTTATCAAGAAGGAACTAAAGCACTGATAAAAGTAATAGATGATGGTGCTGGAATAAATGTTGAGAGAGTAAAAGCTAAGGCGGAAGAAAAAGGAATAAATACTGAAGGATTATCAGACAATGATATTAAGAACTTAATATTTGCACAAGGTTTTAGTACTAATGAAGTTGTTACAGATATATCTGGAAGAGGAGTTGGAATGGATGTTGTTAAAACAAAGATTTCATCTCTAGGTGGTACAGTTGATGTATTTAGTAAAGAAGGCGAAGGTTCAACTTTTGTAATAAAACTTCCGTTAACATTACAAATAATACAAGCTTTACTTGTTAAAATAGGAGAAGAAACTCTTGCTATATCTTTAGGGTTTATAGATAGAGTAATAGATTATAAAGAAGAAAATATAAAGACAAGTAATGGAAGAGAAGTTATAATTTATAGAGAAAATGTAATTCCGTTAGTAAGACTTAATGAAACATTAGATATTGAAGCTGGTGAAACTGAAAAGAAATTTGTTATAATAGTAAATGTTGGTGATAAAACTATAGGTTTATTAGTAGATTCATTGCTTGGTCAACAAGAAATTGTAATTAAGCCTCTTGGCGAAACTTTAAAGGGATTAGACCAGTATATTGGAGCTACTATATTAGGAAATGGACTAGTTACTTTAATATTAGATGTGGGAGCATTATTATAG
- a CDS encoding aminotransferase class IV has translation MEAINNFFIENSNVKRINKIENIEVPGKIIYEVLRIINGKPLFLENHLLRMENSFKLINIDYCLDNLKIRRDIEELVRVNDKFEGNIKLTYNINEKIMRIFFIKHSYPSEEMYQNGVKTILYFGERDNPNAKIVNLSFREKVNIKIKESNAYEAILVDRNGYITEGSKSNIFMIKDNILLTSPVKAVLPGVTRSEIIELAIENGIKVQEINLKYSDIKNLDGMFISGTSPKILPINKVDSIKINSNEIINKLIKYYNNRIISYIKSN, from the coding sequence ATGGAAGCAATTAATAATTTTTTTATTGAAAATTCTAATGTAAAGAGAATAAATAAAATTGAAAATATTGAAGTGCCGGGTAAAATTATATATGAAGTTTTAAGGATAATTAATGGAAAACCATTATTTTTAGAAAATCATTTATTGAGAATGGAGAATTCATTTAAACTTATTAATATTGACTATTGTTTAGATAATTTGAAAATAAGAAGAGATATAGAAGAGTTAGTTAGAGTAAACGATAAGTTTGAGGGGAATATAAAACTTACTTATAATATAAATGAAAAAATTATGAGAATATTTTTTATTAAACATTCATACCCAAGTGAAGAAATGTATCAAAATGGTGTAAAGACCATCTTATATTTTGGAGAACGGGATAATCCGAATGCAAAAATAGTTAATTTGAGTTTTAGAGAAAAAGTGAATATTAAAATAAAAGAAAGTAATGCGTATGAGGCTATATTAGTTGATAGAAATGGATATATAACAGAAGGTAGCAAATCAAATATATTTATGATAAAAGATAATATTTTGTTAACATCTCCAGTAAAAGCTGTATTGCCTGGAGTTACTAGAAGCGAAATAATAGAGTTGGCTATTGAAAATGGTATAAAAGTTCAAGAGATAAATTTAAAATACTCTGATATAAAGAATTTAGATGGTATGTTTATATCAGGAACATCTCCTAAAATACTGCCTATAAATAAAGTTGATTCCATAAAAATAAATAGCAATGAAATTATTAACAAGCTTATAAAATACTATAATAATAGGATTATTAGTTACATTAAAAGTAATTAA